The stretch of DNA TCCGGAGTTCCCGTTGGTTTTTTTGTTTATCCAATAAGCCAAGCCGCCGACATTACGTTATTTAAAGCAAATTTAGTTCCTGTAGGTCAAGATCAACTTCCAATGATAGAACAAACAAATGAAATAGTAAGAAAATTCAATAGCACATATGAACCAATTTTCGTTGAAGCCGAGGCGTTAGTTCCAAAGGATGCCGGAAGATTGCCCGGAATAGATGGTCAAGCAAAGATGGGAAAATCTTTGGGTAATGCAATATATTTATCAGACGATGCCGACACGCTACAAAAAAAAATCATGAGCATGTTCACAGATCCTACTCATTTAAAAGTAGAAGATCCCGGTAAAATAGAAGGTAACACTGTATTTACTTATCTGGACTATTTTGCATCTGACAAAAAAACAGTTGATGAAATGAAAGAACACTATCAAAAAGGTGGGCTTGGTGATGTTAAAGTAAAAAAATATTTAAACGAAATATTACAGGAACTTTTAAAACCAATAAGAGAACGTAGACAACATTTTGCAAAAGATATCTCTTATATTGAAAATATAGTAAGAGCAGGAACTGAAAAGGCA from Candidatus Dependentiae bacterium encodes:
- the trpS gene encoding tryptophan--tRNA ligase — translated: MQKKIILTGDRPTGKLHLGHYVGSLSNRVKLQNEYEQFILIADLQALTDNAERPEILKQNIIEVTLDYLAVGIDPKVSTIFIQSQVPELTELTFYFMNLVTVPRLQRNPTVKTEIKQKNFGSGVPVGFFVYPISQAADITLFKANLVPVGQDQLPMIEQTNEIVRKFNSTYEPIFVEAEALVPKDAGRLPGIDGQAKMGKSLGNAIYLSDDADTLQKKIMSMFTDPTHLKVEDPGKIEGNTVFTYLDYFASDKKTVDEMKEHYQKGGLGDVKVKKYLNEILQELLKPIRERRQHFAKDISYIENIVRAGTEKAKVKAGQTMQEVRKAMKLNYF